One Rhodococcus jostii RHA1 DNA window includes the following coding sequences:
- a CDS encoding enoyl-CoA hydratase encodes MSKYDFITYETLDEGCIVRITLNRPELRNAQNRGMLVELDAAFRAAEADDQVRVVILAGAGPSFSAGHDIGSPDAVADLTKGPGAHPTTAINGGDRRAIEGWMLQEWHYYFQNTRYWRDLRKITIAQVQGNVVAAGLMLAWACDLIVAADDAVFADVVTSRLGMVGVEYFAHPWEFGARKAKELLLTGDSIDADEAHRLGMVSKVFPRDELADKTLEFARRIASRPTIAALLVKDSINQTLDQAGFSTALRSNFYVHQLNHAHWREINGDGFPSAKPGVDVEDWRTAGKPKPARRDVP; translated from the coding sequence GTGTCGAAATACGACTTCATTACCTACGAGACGCTGGACGAAGGCTGCATTGTTCGGATCACACTCAACCGGCCGGAGCTGCGCAACGCGCAGAACCGCGGCATGCTCGTCGAGCTCGACGCCGCCTTCCGTGCTGCGGAGGCGGACGACCAGGTCCGGGTCGTGATTCTGGCCGGCGCCGGTCCGTCCTTCTCGGCAGGCCACGACATCGGGTCGCCCGATGCCGTCGCCGACCTCACCAAGGGTCCCGGCGCGCACCCCACCACCGCGATCAACGGTGGGGACCGTCGGGCTATCGAGGGTTGGATGCTGCAGGAGTGGCACTACTACTTCCAGAACACCCGCTACTGGCGTGATCTTCGCAAGATCACTATCGCGCAGGTTCAGGGAAACGTTGTCGCCGCGGGCCTGATGCTCGCCTGGGCTTGCGACCTCATCGTTGCCGCCGACGACGCAGTGTTCGCCGACGTCGTGACCTCGCGGCTGGGCATGGTCGGCGTCGAGTACTTCGCGCACCCGTGGGAGTTCGGCGCCCGGAAGGCAAAGGAGCTCCTCCTTACCGGGGATTCGATCGATGCCGACGAGGCGCACCGGCTCGGTATGGTGAGTAAGGTCTTCCCGCGCGACGAGCTCGCGGACAAGACGCTCGAGTTCGCCCGCCGCATTGCCTCCCGCCCGACGATCGCCGCTCTGCTGGTCAAGGACTCGATCAACCAGACTCTCGACCAAGCGGGCTTCTCGACCGCCCTGCGGTCGAACTTTTATGTGCACCAGCTCAATCACGCGCACTGGCGCGAAATCAACGGAGACGGCTTCCCGTCTGCCAAACCCGGAGTAGACGTCGAAGACTGGCGCACGGCGGGTAAACCCAAGCCCGCAAGGCGCGACGTCCCCTGA
- a CDS encoding fumarylacetoacetate hydrolase family protein produces the protein MKLVTFRRADRVSFGRLEGDAVIDLGPVFEGRYAGLRDVLEQDALDEIRAAEGAATLALSDLELLPPIPDPNKILCAGVNYHAHREEASRAAAEYPTIFPRFADSQVAHGGPLLRPAETARFDYEGELAVVIGRGGRRIPAEKAFDHVAGYSCYNDGSVRDWQRHTAQWLPGKTFPATGGFGPALVTADEVGDPSRLQLTTRVNAEERQSASVADLIFDIPALIAYISTFTPLAPGDVIVSGTPGGVGLFRDPPVFLKPGDVVEVDIPGVGLLVNTVADDVVDG, from the coding sequence GTGAAGCTTGTGACTTTCCGCCGTGCGGACCGCGTGTCATTCGGTCGACTGGAAGGAGATGCCGTTATCGACCTCGGCCCCGTATTCGAGGGCAGATACGCAGGCCTGCGCGACGTGCTCGAGCAGGACGCCCTGGACGAGATCCGGGCCGCGGAGGGAGCGGCGACCCTCGCTCTCTCCGACCTCGAGTTGCTGCCGCCCATCCCCGACCCGAACAAGATCCTCTGCGCCGGGGTGAACTACCACGCGCACCGCGAGGAGGCCTCACGGGCAGCCGCGGAGTACCCGACGATCTTCCCGCGCTTTGCGGACTCGCAGGTCGCCCACGGGGGGCCACTGCTGCGGCCGGCGGAGACTGCGCGCTTCGATTACGAGGGCGAGCTGGCGGTGGTCATCGGCCGCGGTGGTAGGCGTATCCCGGCGGAAAAGGCTTTCGACCACGTCGCGGGATATTCTTGCTACAACGACGGAAGTGTCCGGGACTGGCAGCGGCACACTGCCCAGTGGCTGCCGGGCAAGACCTTCCCGGCTACCGGAGGCTTCGGCCCGGCGCTGGTCACCGCCGACGAAGTGGGCGATCCGAGCCGGTTACAGTTGACGACGCGGGTGAACGCAGAGGAGCGGCAGTCCGCATCGGTCGCCGACCTGATCTTCGACATCCCCGCCCTGATCGCCTACATCTCGACCTTCACCCCGCTCGCTCCGGGCGATGTGATTGTCTCCGGGACCCCGGGCGGGGTTGGTCTGTTTCGAGACCCGCCGGTCTTCCTGAAGCCCGGGGACGTCGTTGAGGTCGACATCCCGGGCGTGGGGCTGCTGGTCAACACGGTTGCCGACGACGTCGTGGACGGTTGA
- a CDS encoding VOC family protein has translation MGLHTLRKIVLGAPNVEEAAGFYTEFGLTPLGEGRFASADGGEQLQLVTRPTRRLVAVTIGVDDRDDLFRAQADLARQGFDSTVEGQRLTAVEPVTGVTTRLEVEAPITVPPPEQPAVEYNAPGRIIRTNARALPLDRKDDVRPRKLGHVVLGSTDLETSMRFFRDGIGFKVSDMIQGRGSFMRCSTDHHNLLVQNTPVNFVHHSSWQVDDVDEVGRGASRLLEADPNRHVWGLGRHHIGSNFFWYLRDPSGTFAEYYSDLDTILEDELWSPEVFEGKLARYNWGPPPPPSFIRPDDLAEIMAGAHTPGG, from the coding sequence ATGGGACTGCACACCCTTCGTAAAATCGTCCTCGGTGCGCCGAACGTCGAGGAGGCCGCAGGGTTCTACACCGAGTTCGGCTTGACCCCATTGGGTGAGGGCCGCTTCGCCTCCGCCGACGGGGGTGAGCAACTCCAGCTCGTCACCCGGCCAACGCGCCGGCTCGTGGCCGTCACCATCGGGGTTGACGATCGCGACGACCTGTTCCGTGCCCAGGCAGACCTGGCCCGACAGGGGTTCGATTCCACCGTCGAGGGGCAGCGGTTGACCGCCGTCGAGCCCGTCACCGGTGTAACCACCCGACTGGAAGTCGAAGCCCCCATCACGGTGCCCCCGCCCGAGCAGCCTGCCGTGGAGTACAACGCGCCCGGCCGGATCATCCGCACCAACGCGCGGGCGCTGCCGTTGGACCGCAAGGACGACGTGCGCCCTCGCAAGCTCGGTCACGTCGTGCTCGGATCCACTGATCTCGAGACTTCGATGCGGTTCTTCCGGGACGGCATCGGGTTCAAGGTCAGCGACATGATCCAGGGCCGCGGTTCGTTCATGCGTTGCTCCACCGACCACCACAACCTGCTGGTGCAAAACACCCCAGTCAATTTCGTACACCACAGTTCCTGGCAGGTCGACGACGTCGACGAAGTCGGCCGGGGTGCGTCCCGGCTGCTCGAGGCGGATCCAAACCGCCACGTATGGGGTCTCGGACGCCACCACATCGGCTCGAACTTCTTCTGGTATCTCAGGGACCCCTCGGGCACGTTCGCGGAGTACTACAGCGACCTCGACACGATCCTCGAAGACGAGCTGTGGTCGCCGGAGGTCTTCGAAGGCAAGCTCGCCCGTTACAACTGGGGCCCGCCACCCCCGCCGTCCTTCATCCGACCGGACGACCTGGCCGAGATCATGGCCGGCGCCCACACACCGGGCGGGTGA
- a CDS encoding FAD-dependent oxidoreductase: MAHNDYDSDVLVVGAGPMGATTALALASLGVRVHMITRYRWLADTPRAHITNQRALEVFRDLGIEDRMTLQGSDWRLMGDTLITTSLTGPEIARIRAWGTGDRRIGDYLAASPVGMLDIPQPKLENVLVSAAAERGATVGFNTEYLGLEQDADGVTAYLRDRISGVERPWRCRYLVGADGARSKVAEDIGIPIEGHSGRATTAYVQFTADLSRYVAHRPSILYWIMNPVGGFGEIGLGLLRAVHPWNEWIAGWGHDPANGEPDFSTDALRARIRALVGEPQLDVEIGRCSTWQVNQAFATRLSVGRVFCGGDAVHRHPPSGGLGSNTSVQDAHNLAWKLAHVVRGVADPALLDSYTAERVPVAQQIVERANTSRVEFQGIRDALAVYGGDPLRAATALMTDPGKDAVEARRALSLAVQVKDYEFNAHGIELNQRYRSGAVLPDPDVPPEEFARDPELYVQPSTRPGAKLPHAWVVGTDGTRVSTLDLVGSGRFAAVTGVAGSVWADAVEALGLDHLRSVVVGGPGAQDAYFEWAERREIDEAGVLLVRPDGYIAWRYGHVADVHEAVRLLGAALAAILGTTPSITGRPISGDAIQEERS, encoded by the coding sequence TTGGCTCACAACGACTATGACAGTGACGTCCTCGTCGTAGGCGCGGGCCCGATGGGTGCGACGACGGCGTTGGCCCTGGCCTCGCTAGGCGTGCGCGTGCACATGATCACGCGCTACCGGTGGCTCGCCGACACTCCGCGCGCGCACATTACCAACCAGCGTGCACTGGAGGTGTTCCGGGATCTCGGGATCGAGGACCGGATGACCTTGCAGGGCTCCGACTGGAGACTGATGGGCGATACGCTGATCACTACCAGCCTGACGGGTCCGGAGATCGCCCGTATCCGGGCGTGGGGCACCGGCGACCGCAGGATCGGCGATTACCTGGCCGCCAGCCCGGTCGGGATGCTCGACATCCCGCAGCCCAAGCTGGAGAACGTGCTGGTCTCCGCTGCCGCTGAGCGTGGTGCGACGGTCGGGTTCAACACTGAGTACCTGGGTTTGGAGCAGGACGCCGATGGGGTCACCGCTTACCTGCGGGACCGGATCAGCGGCGTCGAACGTCCCTGGCGCTGCCGATATCTCGTGGGGGCCGACGGGGCACGCTCAAAGGTCGCCGAAGACATCGGGATTCCGATCGAGGGCCACAGCGGTCGAGCGACTACGGCGTACGTACAGTTCACTGCCGATCTGAGCCGCTATGTCGCGCACCGCCCCAGTATTCTCTACTGGATCATGAACCCGGTCGGAGGCTTCGGTGAGATCGGGCTCGGCCTGCTGCGGGCGGTGCACCCCTGGAATGAGTGGATCGCGGGCTGGGGTCACGACCCGGCGAATGGCGAGCCCGACTTTTCGACGGACGCGCTGCGGGCGCGGATCCGCGCGCTCGTCGGCGAGCCGCAGCTCGACGTCGAGATCGGCCGGTGCTCCACGTGGCAGGTTAACCAGGCCTTCGCAACCCGGCTCTCGGTGGGCCGGGTGTTCTGCGGCGGCGACGCAGTGCACCGGCACCCGCCATCGGGTGGTCTCGGGTCCAACACCAGCGTGCAGGACGCCCACAATCTTGCCTGGAAACTCGCGCACGTGGTGCGTGGCGTGGCCGACCCAGCGCTGCTCGATTCCTATACCGCAGAGCGGGTCCCTGTGGCGCAGCAGATCGTCGAACGGGCGAACACCTCACGCGTGGAGTTCCAGGGGATCCGCGACGCCCTCGCGGTGTACGGCGGCGACCCGCTCCGAGCTGCGACGGCCCTGATGACAGACCCCGGCAAGGACGCCGTCGAGGCCCGCCGGGCGCTCAGCCTCGCTGTGCAGGTGAAGGATTACGAGTTCAACGCACACGGCATCGAGCTCAACCAGCGTTACAGGTCGGGGGCCGTACTCCCGGATCCGGACGTGCCGCCCGAGGAGTTCGCACGGGACCCGGAGTTGTACGTGCAGCCCTCGACAAGACCCGGTGCGAAACTGCCACACGCATGGGTGGTGGGCACCGACGGCACCAGGGTGTCCACCCTGGATCTCGTCGGTTCCGGCCGCTTCGCGGCCGTGACCGGAGTCGCGGGATCAGTCTGGGCCGATGCCGTTGAGGCGCTCGGGTTGGACCACCTGCGGTCGGTCGTCGTCGGAGGACCCGGTGCGCAGGACGCCTACTTCGAGTGGGCGGAGCGTCGGGAGATTGACGAGGCCGGGGTCCTCCTTGTGCGTCCGGACGGCTACATCGCCTGGCGATACGGTCACGTTGCCGACGTCCATGAGGCCGTTCGACTGCTCGGCGCCGCGCTGGCCGCAATTCTTGGCACCACCCCATCCATCACCGGGCGCCCCATCTCCGGGGACGCCATCCAAGAGGAGCGTTCGTGA